One Ammospiza caudacuta isolate bAmmCau1 chromosome 27, bAmmCau1.pri, whole genome shotgun sequence genomic window, taataaaatgaaagattCAGAtgacaaaacattttaattatttccctTCTTCCTTAATTTAACATTCcggaaataaaaaattaatttaataaacttttaaaaatatcttttctgtTGTCCTTTCTAAATTTAACACCTAAATTGTACTGGGGAGTTTTCATGGTGCTGGTTAGAACTGGATCAGACTTCTGTAGAGTCATGCATCTCCTGAAATTCTCCACATTACTGCTTCAGAAATCTTATGAAACATCCTGTGTGGCAGTGAATATTCAGTGGACCGCATGTTTGGTGTCCAGGAAATATCCTTTCATATTTTAGATAAATACTTGACTATTTTGTCTACTctttaaagcagcaaaacaacccaGACCTCTTCAAGGGGATGTTTTGATGGATGTAGAATAAAGAGAAGGGATAAACCAGCCCTGGTACATTCCAGGGCAATATTCCTCTGCGCTCTCCTGGAGCATTTGAGCTCTAAAGACCCAGACCAGGGGCTCACTCCACACCACGTGGAATGGAACAGACCTTGCTGCAGGCCCAGGGTGGTCTCCTGGCCCTGGTCCCAGGGACTGAGGCCAGCTGAGTGAGGGGACACCCTCGTTTCTGGTCACAAAGGGGTCGAACAGGCTCTGTCAGATAGGATGCCTTTCCCACAGCTTTCACTTTCCGGGTAGGCTCGCCCACGCCGGGGATGGATAATTGCTGTGGTGCTTCATTCCCCGGGCACTCTTGGGTATCGTCGGGTTTTTGTGTCACTGTTGTTGAGTTGTCATCACAAGCCAGACCTGATGATTCAGGAAGTAACATTTTTGATGTAGTTTTGAAACACGCTTCTGTTAACCAAAGCATCTTTCTGTTGTGGGATTTCTGGAGACAAACGCCTTTGGGGAATTATTTCcggctgaaaaaaaaagaaaacacctcCTAGCCAGGTCACAAGGAGGAAGAATAAACAGCCCTTCTCCAGTGGCACGATCCACAGGCACTGGTATAAATAGAGGACCAGGGGACAGAGGTATCACAGTTGGATCCTGCAGACACCTGAGCACTTGCCTTGGGCTCTGTTGGCTCTGCACACACACCATGAGCTGCACTGTCAGGCAGGTCGTCACCACctgcacccagggcagggccagcacgGGCAGCAAcgcagctggcactgccaggagggTCTCCTCTGCCTCCTCGGGCAGACACGCTGCCTATGACTTGGGAGCTGTGGTTGGCAGCTTCTCCGGCGGCAGCGTGAGCGAGGGATTGCTCGGGAAGCAGCTGAGCGCCGGCAGCGCGGCTGGTGGCAGCTTCGGAGCCACCCAGAGGGCTTGTTCTGCCCTGGGATTCAGCACAGGAGGAGTCTGCACTCGAGGTGGCTTCCCCAGGGCcggggctggctgtggggatGGGATCCTGTTTGCTAACAACGAGAAGGCGACCATGCAGAACCTCAACGACCGCCTGGCCTCGTACCTGGACAAGGTGCGGCTCCTGGAGGGGGACAACGCCGACCTGGAGTGCAAGATCAGGGAGTGGTACGCCAAGGTGGGGCCCATCTGTGAGCCACGGGACTACAGCTGCTACCACAAGGAAATCGAAGACCTTCAAAACCAGGTAAATCCTTGTTTGTCAAAAAAATCCTGCTATTTCTTTGGGCTTTGCTTTCATATTTGCACAGAGCCTGTCAAAGGGCAGAGGGAACAGCTCTGGAGCAATGGTTTATATTAAATGATGGTCTATGGGAGGAGGATTCAGCATTTACTGAGCACTGATGCTTCAGCAAAGCTGGGTCCATCCAGTTGGCACATGGGTTTCCCTGATTAATAACCCCAATATATGGAATTATCATAAAATACCCCAGGTAAATGTTTCCTCTAGGGTCTTCTGGAGGCAGAGGAAGATGCAAGCCCACATATTCCTCTTATGATTTATTTTCCAGATCCTGTGTGCAGCCATGGAGACTAACAAAATCCTTCTGAACATTGATAACAACAGGATGACTGCTGATGACTTCAGAGTGAAGTGAGTAAAGTCCCCTGCTGGCCCATGGAGGGGCAGGTGAAGGGTGGTGATGGGGAAATCCCAACCCTCTGCCTGTCACACTGCATAGTAAAACAGATCTCTGACACCACTGGCAATGTTCATAGCACTGCATGTGTGGAGGGAAAGAACTtgttcctcattttttcccccaacctCAACGGAAGGCCTTGCCCTGCTTTGCTGACATGCTGACCTTGGTTTAAGGTATGAGACCGAGTGTGGTCTCCGGCAGAACGTGGACGCCGACATTTGCAACCTCCGGCCCGTCCTGGACCAGCTGGCCAGCTGCAAGACTgacctgcagctgcagtgtgaggCTCTGACAGAGGAGATGTGCTGCCTAAAGACCAACCATGAGGAGGTCAGCTCTCTCAGGGCACTGAGAAGAAGGAAAATCTCCCCAAAAGTGGATGGATATTACTGATACAGGCACGtgtttcctgcaggaaatgAGCTGTCTGAGGAAACAGGCCACTGGGGATGTGAGTGTGGAGGTCAatgcctgccctggcccagacCTGAGGAAGATCCTGGAGGATCTGAGGTGCCAGTACGAGACACTGATGGAGCGCAACCGCAAAGAGACGGAGCAGTGGTACGCCTGCAAGGTACCTCGTGtcctcagagctgcagccagctctgccccaagggggaaagggaaaaatgaggcATTAGGAGGTGTCCTAATAACAACAAGTGTCACAAATGTGCTCAGATCTAACTGTACTGCCCGATTTCTGTGTTCATCCACGGCAAAGCGGCCACCACGTGGTGTCACTGGGTCAGAATGGAATAAACAGGGTGTCAGCCTTGGGTGTGCTCAGGGCACTGCAGGGTGTGGGGAGGTCCTGGACACCACGAGATGCAGCGAGGAGGTGAGGAAAGggctgttcttttcttttctgaccTTACAGGTGGAGGAGGTGAATCTGGAGGTGGTCACAAGCAGCCAGGAGATCGAGTCGAGCAACAAGCAGGTGACTGAGCTGAGGCGTCAGCTGCAGGCCCTGGAAATCAATGTACAAGCCCAGCTCACTATGGTAGGTGATGCCACAAGGattcacagctccagctctcgTGAGCAGGGCTGTACCTGTGTCCAAACCAGGTACCTGTGAGTTTGTTCCATTCTCAGAAAGAAAACCTGGAATCCTCTTTGACGGAGACCGAGTGTCGCTACAACAAATGCCTGGATGAGCTGCAGAACCAGATCTCCTGTGTGGAGCAGCGGCTGGCTGAGATCCGAGCGGAAATGGAGTGCCAGAACCAGGAGTACAAGACCCTTCTGGACGTCAAGTGTCGCTTGGAGCAGGAGATCCAGACCTACCACTGCCTGCTGGAGGGTGGCCAACACGACATCATGTATGCAAACAGAGCTGGGCACCCTAAAATCTCTGTGCTTTGCCTTACAGGGATATGAAAATCCTAGTAGGAAAAGCAACACTGTGGTGAGGAACCAGTGCTGACCTGTTTCCAGACAGGGCTGATTAGAAAACCATGAGGCATCTGAGGGTTTGGTTCTGATAAATAACCAGGGAGCACACCAAAGACCATTCCTGGTCAGGGAatgggctgggagagcccccagagctgtcccagcccctggcacagttcAGCAGCTCTTTAAGGGAAGCTTCACCAGGAGCTGCACAAAGAGTCATGTAACTGAGTTTTATTGGCTTGCCAGAATGAGACAGGTTTAGGGACTAGCAGCTAATTTAACTGAAACGATGAATTATCTAAACATTTTCAGTTTCGCACAACAAGTTTAATTAAAGTTTTGGAAGTTTAATTTGTATGCAAAGCAGttggctctgccctgccttcCATTGACTGAGGTTTTGAAACAGCCAGGCTGTTAATTCCAGACCTtggctgcacacacacaaaactgccctgagcacccacctactccttttgttttgttgggagAGGAGCCTTTGGAATGGTGGTGCCCTGAGGTGGGCTCCTCTGGACTCTCCACTCCTAAATTATTTACAAGAAAAGTCAGTTTTTGTTCCAAAATGCCTGTTGCAAGGGCTGAAGTGGCACTGTTAGTGCTTGTTTGGGGTAACCCTGAGTGCCAGATGGAAAAGCATCATCACCAAAAGACGGGGGCACAGAGGTGGCTGCAGCTGGCCtcggggctgggagggggagcTGTGGCTGAAGAGACAGAGCTAAAGCAgtgaggagggcagggggagATCCCCAggggggcagtgctggggtctGGGTGTCCAGAGCTTGTCTTTTTCCACAGAGGGGCGGCAGGAAGAGGAGTtggtgccacagcagctggcagaAGCACGGGGCTgaagggcagcctgtgccagccctgcctgccctgagccctgcccggcccAGGGTCTGACAGGTGAGGGGGTCTCCAGGGAAGGGGGACCAGGAATGGCTTCTATGGCTTCTTTAGTGCTGGGTACCAGGAGGATGAGGGGTCTCCAGGCTTTTCTGGGTGATGaagagaggc contains:
- the LOC131568545 gene encoding keratin, type I cytoskeletal 19-like, with the protein product MSCTVRQVVTTCTQGRASTGSNAAGTARRVSSASSGRHAAYDLGAVVGSFSGGSVSEGLLGKQLSAGSAAGGSFGATQRACSALGFSTGGVCTRGGFPRAGAGCGDGILFANNEKATMQNLNDRLASYLDKVRLLEGDNADLECKIREWYAKVGPICEPRDYSCYHKEIEDLQNQILCAAMETNKILLNIDNNRMTADDFRVKYETECGLRQNVDADICNLRPVLDQLASCKTDLQLQCEALTEEMCCLKTNHEEEMSCLRKQATGDVSVEVNACPGPDLRKILEDLRCQYETLMERNRKETEQWYACKVEEVNLEVVTSSQEIESSNKQVTELRRQLQALEINVQAQLTMKENLESSLTETECRYNKCLDELQNQISCVEQRLAEIRAEMECQNQEYKTLLDVKCRLEQEIQTYHCLLEGGQHDIIGAAGRGVGATAAGRSTGLKGSLCQPCLP